One genomic region from Prochlorococcus marinus str. SB encodes:
- the hemJ gene encoding protoporphyrinogen oxidase HemJ: MAAEAYLWFKSLHIIGVIVWFAGLFYLVRLFIYHEESKNMDNELKIAFNKQYTLMEKRLANIITTPGMILALSMAICMVIMQPSWLSEKWLQIKISFVLGLVIYHSYCYKIMYSLQNGTSTISAKNLRLLNELPTLLLFIIVLLVIFKNNFPTSIATWSVVGLIIFMLASIQLYAKIRKKNENSLSNE, from the coding sequence TTGGCAGCTGAAGCATATCTCTGGTTTAAATCACTTCACATTATTGGTGTAATCGTTTGGTTTGCGGGACTCTTTTATTTAGTAAGACTTTTTATATATCATGAAGAATCTAAAAATATGGATAATGAATTAAAAATTGCCTTTAATAAACAATACACCTTGATGGAAAAAAGGCTGGCGAATATAATCACAACACCCGGGATGATATTAGCTTTAAGTATGGCTATATGCATGGTTATTATGCAACCAAGTTGGTTAAGTGAGAAGTGGTTGCAAATTAAAATTTCTTTTGTTTTGGGATTAGTAATTTATCATTCTTATTGTTATAAAATAATGTATTCATTACAAAATGGTACTTCAACCATTTCAGCAAAAAACCTTAGATTATTAAATGAATTGCCTACTTTATTATTATTTATAATTGTACTTTTAGTTATTTTTAAAAATAATTTTCCAACTAGTATTGCTACATGGAGCGTAGTTGGACTAATTATTTTCATGTTGGCTTCAATTCAATTATATGCAAAGATTAGAAAGAAAAATGAGAATTCATTAAGTAATGAATAG
- a CDS encoding PHP domain-containing protein, producing MNREDLVKLTSNINKNSCPNNINFHCHTKFSDGSLEPYELLDQAYKNNLKFLSITDHHTIKAHEYIKKNNILKNYPKDSFTLISGIEINCLILGCLVHVIGLGIDIKSKYLNPYILGESPIGNDLNIKSVIKAINLAGGLSFLAHPARYRIPFYKLIPEAKIQGIDGIEVWYDYELNEVWNPSLFVCSEIDKLADKYSMLKTCGTDSHGLSLLGR from the coding sequence ATGAATAGGGAAGACTTAGTAAAATTAACTTCCAATATTAATAAAAATAGTTGTCCTAATAATATTAATTTTCACTGTCATACAAAATTTAGTGATGGAAGTTTAGAACCATATGAACTTTTAGATCAAGCTTATAAAAATAACTTGAAATTTTTATCAATAACCGATCATCATACAATTAAAGCTCATGAATATATAAAAAAAAATAATATACTCAAAAATTATCCTAAAGATTCCTTTACATTAATTTCGGGAATAGAAATTAATTGTTTGATTTTAGGATGTTTAGTACATGTAATTGGATTGGGAATAGATATAAAAAGTAAATACCTAAATCCCTACATCCTTGGAGAGTCTCCAATAGGTAATGATTTAAATATTAAATCAGTTATAAAAGCAATAAATTTAGCTGGTGGTTTATCATTTCTTGCACATCCAGCGAGATACAGGATTCCCTTTTATAAATTAATTCCAGAGGCAAAAATACAAGGTATTGATGGAATAGAGGTTTGGTACGATTATGAACTTAATGAAGTATGGAATCCTAGTTTATTTGTATGTTCAGAAATAGATAAATTAGCAGATAAATATTCAATGCTAAAAACATGCGGAACAGATAGTCATGGACTTTCTCTATTAGGTAGATAA
- the cobN gene encoding cobaltochelatase subunit CobN has translation MHRILNVAGNEKNNDDLIEQPAADFIFITSVKADLNLISKLLLEKEFASLKNNIRALEISNLNSSAQIDNYLLKTINYAKVVILRIFGDKGTWNYGIEQLLNWQAVNKKRKLVILSGTVDQEVSLSEISSIDKNIALNISRLLRSGGMENYRKFLNCLNYLKVNETLIPDEFLNISFYPDPYLYDWKIEKGEKIGIISYKSLFLANEIEVNEKLNLQLRRCGLSPKTLFISTLKDHIIQKKLIEIFKKEDIKLIITTTSFSSSQIKNNELIENSTNIFTSLKIPILQLLSSNRSRKNWLNSSIGMNSSDLLMQIIIPEFDGRITTCPSAFKEIISKKNTLYSEITSYKADQVGIKWISKFATNYVKLQQLNNFEKKICLIISNYPVKNGRIGNGVGLNTPSSIINILNWLKEEGYDLGSCNYPQDSSELMSILIKTRTNDIESQNNKPLDYLPLSEYLKYWNYLELEPKNIIVNRWGKPSEAIDLDNEGFSINGIRFGKITLLIQPQRGYDSFTDRDIHSPDLPPPHRYLAQYFWIEKVFNANAICHIGKHGTVEWLPGKSIGLSNKCFPNIICPAIPNIYPFIVNDPGEGSQAKRRTAATIIDHLTPPLDRSELYGKYSILENYLDEYFEAKLLNSNRIEIIEKSIFELIKKDFNEITLNNKNNQIAEIDSFLCKIKESQIRTGLHIFGNRQNDINEINLFLCVARVPNANRIGIVQYIAKHLKLDLDPWTNIYDQKLSEKDKKILLTFSNKNILNFRMAIDFLEQQAKYLIYLFFYKKNTNIKNLEKYKNQKIIDYFFNEKKHNKYFLLLKKEILYPIINSSYNEKLSFINSLNGQYVKSGPSGAPTRGKTEALPTGKNFFSVDSRGLPTESAWSVGCQSASQILDLYKQDNGEDLKNIAISVWATSTMRNGGEDICQILYLLGVQPIWDGPSRRVVDLEIIPLSVIERPRVDVTLRISGMFRDAFPQLVKLTSKAINLVSNLNEDDKFNPLAGASRDGDSINRIFGSAPGSYGAGLQELISNSNWENIDDFGESFLNWSKWIYSDNLEPIDDKKSLENALKNVQLVVHNQDNKEHDILDSDDYYQFQGGLSSAVKKLSGKFPEMYHGDLSKFGLSKISKLQDEINKVVISRILNPKWINGMKDNGYKGAFEFSATLDYLYAFDASTEVVSDWCYEEVYKSWLCDLDLRNFFLENNPWALRDIAQRFLEIVNRKMWNNCSSDVIENLKNIIINTDSIIEKNEF, from the coding sequence ATGCACAGGATATTAAATGTAGCAGGAAATGAAAAGAATAATGATGATTTAATTGAGCAACCAGCGGCAGATTTTATTTTTATAACAAGTGTAAAAGCTGATTTAAATCTCATATCAAAATTATTGTTAGAAAAAGAATTTGCTTCATTAAAAAATAATATAAGAGCTTTAGAAATTTCTAATTTAAATTCCTCAGCTCAAATAGATAATTATTTATTAAAAACAATTAATTATGCAAAAGTTGTCATACTAAGAATTTTTGGCGATAAAGGTACATGGAACTATGGAATTGAACAACTTTTAAATTGGCAAGCAGTCAATAAAAAAAGGAAGTTAGTAATCCTATCAGGTACCGTTGATCAGGAAGTGTCCTTAAGTGAAATAAGTAGTATAGATAAAAATATTGCATTAAATATTTCTAGATTACTAAGATCGGGAGGAATGGAGAATTATAGAAAATTTCTTAATTGTTTAAATTATCTAAAGGTAAATGAAACATTAATTCCTGATGAGTTTTTGAATATTAGTTTTTATCCAGATCCTTATTTATATGATTGGAAAATTGAAAAAGGAGAAAAGATTGGAATAATATCCTATAAATCACTTTTTTTGGCTAATGAAATTGAAGTAAACGAAAAACTTAACTTGCAGTTACGAAGATGCGGACTATCGCCTAAAACGTTATTTATTTCAACACTAAAAGATCATATTATTCAAAAGAAATTAATAGAAATTTTTAAAAAGGAAGATATTAAATTAATAATTACCACAACTTCATTTTCTTCATCTCAAATCAAAAATAACGAATTAATTGAAAATTCTACAAATATTTTTACTTCTCTTAAAATTCCAATTTTACAGCTTCTCTCTTCAAATAGATCAAGAAAAAATTGGTTAAATTCATCCATTGGAATGAATTCATCTGATTTATTGATGCAAATAATTATTCCTGAATTTGATGGAAGGATTACTACCTGTCCTTCAGCATTTAAAGAAATAATTTCAAAAAAAAATACGCTCTACAGTGAAATAACCAGTTACAAAGCTGATCAAGTAGGTATTAAATGGATATCAAAATTCGCAACAAATTATGTGAAACTTCAACAACTTAATAATTTTGAAAAAAAAATTTGTTTAATAATAAGTAATTATCCAGTAAAGAACGGAAGAATCGGTAATGGTGTTGGTCTTAATACACCATCTTCGATAATAAATATTCTTAACTGGTTAAAAGAAGAAGGTTATGATCTTGGATCTTGTAATTATCCTCAAGATTCTTCGGAATTAATGTCAATACTTATAAAAACTAGAACTAATGATATTGAATCTCAAAATAATAAACCATTAGATTACTTACCACTTAGTGAATATTTAAAATATTGGAATTATTTAGAACTTGAACCAAAAAATATTATTGTTAACCGTTGGGGCAAACCATCAGAAGCGATCGATCTTGATAATGAAGGCTTCTCAATAAATGGTATTAGATTTGGAAAAATAACATTATTGATTCAACCTCAACGAGGTTATGACTCTTTCACTGATAGAGATATTCATTCTCCCGATCTTCCACCTCCCCATAGATATTTAGCACAATATTTTTGGATTGAAAAAGTTTTTAACGCAAATGCTATTTGCCATATTGGTAAACATGGGACTGTTGAATGGTTACCTGGCAAATCTATAGGTCTCAGTAATAAATGTTTTCCAAATATTATTTGTCCAGCAATACCAAACATATATCCTTTTATCGTAAATGATCCTGGGGAAGGATCCCAAGCTAAAAGAAGAACTGCTGCAACAATTATTGATCATTTAACCCCTCCTTTGGATAGGTCAGAATTATATGGAAAATATTCAATATTAGAAAATTATTTAGACGAATATTTTGAAGCAAAATTATTAAATTCTAATCGAATTGAAATTATAGAAAAATCCATTTTTGAATTAATTAAAAAAGATTTTAACGAAATCACTTTAAATAATAAAAATAATCAAATTGCAGAGATTGATTCTTTTCTTTGCAAAATTAAAGAATCTCAAATTAGGACAGGTTTGCATATTTTTGGTAATAGGCAGAATGACATTAATGAAATAAATTTATTCTTGTGTGTCGCTAGAGTGCCAAATGCCAATAGAATTGGGATTGTTCAATATATAGCAAAACATTTAAAACTAGATTTGGATCCTTGGACAAATATATATGATCAAAAGTTAAGTGAAAAGGATAAAAAAATATTATTGACTTTTTCCAACAAAAACATTTTAAACTTTAGGATGGCTATTGATTTTTTGGAACAACAAGCAAAGTATTTAATATATTTGTTTTTTTACAAAAAGAATACCAATATAAAAAATCTTGAGAAATATAAAAATCAGAAAATAATAGACTATTTCTTTAATGAAAAAAAACATAATAAGTATTTTTTATTATTAAAAAAAGAGATTCTATATCCAATCATTAATTCTTCATATAATGAGAAATTATCATTTATTAATTCGTTAAATGGACAATATGTAAAAAGTGGTCCATCTGGAGCCCCTACGAGAGGTAAAACTGAAGCTTTACCCACTGGTAAAAATTTCTTTTCAGTTGATTCGAGAGGACTGCCAACTGAATCAGCATGGAGTGTTGGTTGTCAATCCGCCTCACAAATACTTGATTTATACAAACAAGATAATGGAGAAGATTTAAAAAATATAGCAATATCTGTATGGGCAACATCCACAATGAGAAATGGTGGTGAAGACATTTGTCAAATACTATATTTATTAGGAGTACAGCCTATTTGGGATGGGCCCTCAAGAAGAGTAGTAGATCTAGAAATCATTCCTTTATCTGTTATCGAAAGACCAAGGGTTGATGTTACTTTAAGGATTTCAGGAATGTTTAGAGATGCATTTCCACAGTTAGTTAAATTAACTTCTAAAGCAATAAATCTTGTTTCTAATCTTAATGAGGATGATAAATTTAACCCTCTTGCTGGGGCATCAAGGGATGGTGATTCAATTAATCGTATATTTGGTTCAGCGCCAGGTTCATATGGAGCTGGACTACAAGAACTAATTTCTAATTCTAATTGGGAAAATATTGATGATTTTGGAGAATCTTTTCTTAATTGGAGTAAGTGGATTTACAGTGATAATCTTGAACCTATAGATGATAAAAAATCATTAGAAAATGCTCTTAAAAATGTTCAGTTAGTTGTTCATAACCAAGATAATAAGGAACATGATATTTTAGATTCTGATGATTATTATCAGTTTCAGGGTGGCTTATCTTCAGCAGTAAAAAAATTGAGCGGTAAATTTCCTGAAATGTATCATGGTGATTTATCAAAATTTGGATTATCCAAAATTTCAAAATTACAAGATGAAATTAATAAAGTTGTTATATCAAGAATACTTAACCCTAAATGGATAAATGGAATGAAGGATAATGGTTATAAAGGAGCGTTTGAATTTTCAGCTACACTAGATTACTTATATGCTTTTGATGCTTCTACTGAAGTAGTCTCAGATTGGTGTTATGAGGAAGTTTATAAATCATGGTTATGTGATCTGGATCTTAGGAATTTCTTTCTAGAGAATAATCCATGGGCTTTAAGAGATATTGCACAAAGATTTCTTGAAATTGTAAATAGAAAAATGTGGAATAATTGTTCATCAGATGTCATTGAAAATTTAAAGAACATAATTATTAATACTGATTCAATAATTGAAAAAAATGAATTCTAA
- a CDS encoding flavin reductase family protein, with protein sequence MTLNLEAKKILLRKIPHGLFICGVRDEDKNEVNGFTASWVTQGSFTPPLVVMAVRAEGSSHEIIKSTNKFSLNVLKSDQKDLAAVFFKPQKALGGRFESVEFNLGELGLPILVDSVGGVECNVVGSVMHGDHTVFVGEVQSAYLNNDVDSLNLSSTGWNYGG encoded by the coding sequence ATGACATTAAATCTAGAAGCAAAAAAAATCCTATTAAGAAAAATACCTCACGGATTATTTATTTGTGGCGTTAGAGACGAGGATAAAAATGAAGTGAATGGATTTACTGCAAGTTGGGTGACTCAAGGTTCTTTCACCCCACCATTAGTTGTAATGGCTGTTAGAGCAGAGGGTTCTAGTCATGAAATTATAAAGTCAACCAATAAGTTCTCATTAAATGTGCTCAAAAGTGATCAAAAGGATCTAGCGGCTGTTTTCTTTAAACCTCAAAAAGCATTAGGAGGTAGATTTGAATCTGTTGAATTTAATTTAGGTGAGCTTGGATTGCCTATTTTAGTTGATAGTGTTGGTGGTGTTGAATGTAATGTTGTTGGAAGTGTTATGCATGGAGACCATACCGTTTTTGTAGGAGAGGTGCAATCTGCTTATCTAAATAATGATGTTGACTCACTAAATTTATCTTCAACTGGCTGGAATTATGGAGGTTAA
- the coaD gene encoding pantetheine-phosphate adenylyltransferase produces the protein MKILYPGTFDPLTNGHLDLIERAEKIFGNLVVAVLENTSKTPTFNLERRIIQIKNSLSHLPNIEVISYSGLTVDCANDLKANLILRGLRAMSDFEYELQIAHTNKSLNNDIETIFLSTNTNYSFLSSSLVKEVAKFGGEINHMVPPSVEKDLKDYFK, from the coding sequence ATGAAAATTCTTTATCCAGGTACATTTGATCCCTTAACAAATGGGCATCTTGATTTAATAGAAAGGGCTGAAAAAATATTTGGCAATCTAGTAGTTGCTGTTTTAGAAAATACCTCTAAAACACCAACATTTAATCTTGAAAGAAGAATAATACAAATAAAAAATTCTCTTTCTCATTTACCTAATATTGAAGTTATTTCTTATTCTGGTCTAACTGTTGATTGTGCAAATGATCTAAAAGCTAATCTTATTCTTAGAGGCTTAAGAGCAATGAGTGATTTTGAGTATGAACTACAAATTGCTCATACAAATAAATCACTTAATAATGATATTGAAACTATATTTTTATCGACAAATACAAATTATAGTTTTCTTAGTAGTTCTTTAGTAAAAGAAGTTGCAAAATTTGGTGGTGAAATTAATCACATGGTACCCCCCTCTGTTGAGAAGGATTTAAAAGATTATTTTAAATAA
- the uvrC gene encoding excinuclease ABC subunit UvrC has translation MSNSSIEKINNKYNFKIEYKLINNKELLKSRLSEIPKSSGCYLFKDIDNNLLYIGKSKKLRSRVSSYFNNYSDLTPRLSLMVRQITEIEIIVTDSEYEALNLESNLIKTNKPYFNILLKDDKKYPYLCITWSEKYPRIFITRRRRNRNNLDRYYGPYVDVGLLRRTLFTIKKIFPLRQRPRPVYKDRTCLNYSIGRCPGVCQEVISSDDYKKIMKQVSMIFQGRNDDLEIFLQKKMLQFSNDLDYENAAKIRDQISGLKLLTESQKISIPDSSINRDIFGIVSEKNVASIQIFQMRSGKLIGRIGYSQKLNNEDESLILQKIFEEHYMNVEPVEIPSEILIQYNLPKQATIEDWLTELRKKKVKILIPKRNKKHETVEMVLKNAKLELDRILNGIQDNESSIEDLAQILELSEQPKRIEGYDISHIQGSDPVASQVVFIDGVPSKQHYRKYKIKDPNVFIGHSDDFASIYEVILRRFKKWSRFKESGGDFSILNDKTNSKLDNELLSDWPDLIMIDGGKGQLNAAIKALKELNLEEEVTICSLAKKNEEIFIPGFTKSLDTDENQKGVLLLRRVRDEAHRFALSFHRDKRSKRMNRSQLSQISGLGPSRIRELLEHFKSIDAIRIASKEDLSKVKGLGKNSVNDIYEYFNEL, from the coding sequence ATGAGTAATTCCTCTATCGAAAAAATAAATAACAAATATAATTTTAAAATTGAATATAAATTAATTAATAATAAGGAGTTATTAAAATCAAGATTATCCGAAATTCCAAAATCATCTGGTTGTTATCTTTTTAAAGATATTGATAATAACTTACTTTATATCGGTAAATCTAAAAAACTACGCAGTAGAGTAAGTAGTTATTTCAATAATTATTCAGATTTAACTCCCCGATTAAGTTTGATGGTTCGTCAAATAACTGAAATAGAAATAATAGTGACAGATAGCGAATATGAAGCATTAAATTTAGAGTCAAATTTAATTAAAACAAACAAACCATATTTTAATATTCTTTTAAAGGATGATAAGAAATATCCATATCTTTGTATAACTTGGAGTGAAAAATATCCTCGAATATTTATAACAAGAAGAAGAAGAAATAGAAATAATTTAGATAGATATTATGGACCTTATGTTGATGTCGGATTATTAAGGAGAACATTATTTACGATAAAAAAAATATTTCCACTTAGACAAAGACCAAGGCCAGTCTATAAAGATAGAACTTGTTTGAATTATTCAATAGGAAGATGTCCAGGTGTTTGCCAAGAAGTTATATCATCTGACGATTATAAAAAAATAATGAAACAAGTATCTATGATATTTCAGGGAAGAAATGATGACTTAGAAATATTTTTACAAAAAAAAATGCTGCAATTTTCAAATGATTTAGATTATGAGAATGCAGCAAAAATAAGAGACCAAATTTCAGGTTTAAAATTATTAACTGAATCACAAAAAATATCAATACCAGATTCTTCAATTAATAGAGATATCTTTGGAATAGTTTCAGAAAAAAATGTAGCTAGTATACAAATTTTCCAAATGAGATCAGGTAAGCTCATTGGGAGAATTGGCTATAGTCAAAAATTAAATAATGAAGATGAAAGTCTTATTTTACAAAAGATATTTGAAGAGCATTATATGAATGTTGAACCTGTAGAAATACCATCAGAAATTCTTATTCAATATAACCTTCCAAAACAAGCAACCATAGAGGATTGGTTAACGGAGCTAAGAAAAAAGAAAGTAAAAATCCTAATCCCAAAAAGAAATAAAAAACATGAAACTGTAGAAATGGTTTTAAAAAATGCGAAATTAGAATTAGATAGAATATTAAATGGGATACAAGATAATGAATCATCAATTGAGGATCTTGCCCAAATACTTGAATTAAGCGAACAACCTAAAAGAATTGAAGGCTATGATATAAGCCATATTCAAGGTAGTGACCCTGTAGCATCACAAGTCGTTTTTATTGATGGGGTTCCTTCTAAACAGCATTATAGGAAATATAAAATTAAAGATCCAAACGTTTTTATAGGACATAGTGATGATTTTGCTTCGATATATGAAGTAATACTAAGAAGGTTTAAAAAATGGTCAAGATTTAAAGAAAGCGGAGGGGATTTTTCAATATTAAATGATAAAACGAACAGTAAATTAGACAATGAACTTCTATCAGATTGGCCTGATTTAATAATGATTGATGGAGGAAAAGGACAGTTAAATGCAGCTATTAAAGCATTAAAAGAATTAAATCTTGAGGAAGAAGTAACTATATGTTCATTGGCAAAAAAAAATGAAGAAATATTTATTCCAGGATTTACTAAGTCTCTTGATACTGATGAAAATCAAAAAGGAGTTCTTCTACTAAGAAGGGTAAGAGATGAAGCACATAGATTTGCATTATCTTTTCATAGAGACAAAAGATCTAAAAGAATGAATAGATCTCAATTGTCCCAAATCAGTGGATTAGGACCATCAAGAATAAGAGAATTGCTTGAGCATTTCAAATCAATAGACGCGATAAGAATAGCTAGTAAGGAGGATTTATCAAAAGTTAAAGGACTTGGAAAAAATTCAGTTAATGATATATATGAATATTTTAACGAGTTATAA
- a CDS encoding branched-chain amino acid transaminase, whose translation MHEFLPYAWFEGKCIPFKEAKISIATHALHYGTAAFGGMRAIPNPTNKEEFLLFRTDKHIKRLSQSAKLLLTDISEEYIFKALEEVIKRNKPQKPIYIRPFVYTSDLGIAPRLHSIETDFFMYCIELGDYLSPDGVSCRMSSWTRQEDRSLPLRGKISGAYITSSLAKTEASLSGFDEALLLNSSGKVSEASGMNLFIVRNGDLITPGVDQDILEGITRASVIELAKSFGINVIERPVDKTELLIADEVFLTGTAAKITPVKKIESSELNGERPIMNKLKSKLIEITEGRSQDYDNWVTRISIK comes from the coding sequence ATGCATGAATTTCTTCCATACGCCTGGTTCGAAGGTAAATGTATTCCATTTAAAGAAGCAAAAATATCAATAGCTACTCATGCACTACATTACGGTACTGCTGCATTTGGAGGAATGCGAGCGATACCTAACCCTACAAATAAAGAAGAATTCCTTTTATTTAGAACTGATAAACACATAAAAAGATTATCTCAAAGTGCAAAATTACTCTTAACTGATATATCTGAAGAATATATTTTTAAAGCCTTAGAGGAAGTTATAAAAAGAAATAAGCCACAAAAACCTATTTATATTAGACCATTCGTATATACAAGCGATTTAGGTATAGCTCCAAGGTTACACAGTATTGAAACAGATTTCTTTATGTATTGTATTGAACTAGGAGATTATCTATCCCCAGATGGGGTTTCATGTAGAATGAGTAGTTGGACTAGACAAGAAGATAGATCTCTCCCATTGAGAGGAAAAATAAGTGGAGCTTATATTACTAGTTCATTAGCTAAAACAGAAGCTAGTTTATCGGGTTTTGATGAAGCCCTGCTATTAAATTCAAGTGGTAAGGTAAGCGAAGCTAGTGGTATGAATTTATTTATTGTAAGGAATGGAGACTTAATCACTCCTGGTGTTGATCAAGATATCCTTGAGGGTATTACTAGAGCTAGTGTAATTGAATTAGCAAAATCATTTGGAATAAATGTAATTGAAAGGCCTGTTGATAAAACAGAATTATTAATAGCAGATGAAGTTTTTCTAACTGGTACAGCAGCAAAAATTACACCAGTTAAAAAAATTGAATCAAGTGAATTAAATGGTGAAAGACCAATAATGAATAAATTAAAAAGTAAGCTTATAGAAATAACAGAAGGTCGTTCTCAAGACTATGATAATTGGGTAACAAGAATTTCTATAAAATAA
- a CDS encoding DUF1995 family protein: METNYKLPKDLNESLKNMEDAIIPSLLDSNKRFTIEFNFEGLKFNRIGITIYKILSKNNNVFITFADQGSVALAQRDYPDIKDKIFTFKSFNESNNINNIDSVMISILPQPYDFDSFEPMSDNYQGTHYSLNPKFEDANIGIGSVIRERRKNFVKTWKNIYFLQPLNKAALMHIYPNNWLLFKEENKRYFFKKEFEIKPDNESIFVNL, translated from the coding sequence ATGGAAACCAATTACAAACTACCTAAAGATTTAAATGAATCTCTTAAGAATATGGAGGATGCAATTATTCCAAGTTTATTAGATTCAAATAAAAGATTTACTATAGAATTTAATTTTGAAGGGTTGAAGTTTAACAGAATTGGAATAACTATCTACAAGATATTGTCTAAAAATAATAATGTATTCATAACATTTGCTGATCAAGGTTCTGTGGCTTTGGCTCAAAGAGACTATCCTGATATCAAAGATAAAATCTTTACTTTTAAATCATTTAATGAATCAAATAATATAAATAATATTGATAGTGTAATGATATCGATACTACCTCAGCCATATGATTTCGATTCATTTGAACCAATGTCTGATAATTATCAAGGCACGCATTATTCATTAAATCCAAAATTTGAAGATGCCAATATTGGTATAGGAAGTGTTATTAGAGAGCGACGTAAAAACTTTGTCAAAACATGGAAAAATATTTATTTTCTGCAGCCTTTAAATAAAGCTGCTCTTATGCATATTTATCCAAATAACTGGTTGCTTTTCAAAGAAGAAAATAAAAGGTATTTTTTTAAAAAAGAATTTGAAATTAAACCCGACAATGAATCTATTTTTGTAAATTTATAG
- a CDS encoding D-alanyl-D-alanine carboxypeptidase, translating to MIKKIYSFFFIVLILVTSPFLIRYLLTKQKITILNSIYFNFPGIINKNKICPSYDALLNQTLDESFSVSIINNKGEIISSYNEDVPRLPASNQKLFSSAYVLSKYKLNNNLKTSLYKNKSDYYLHGQGDPDLNYEHIIELISNVKENKIINFNIVEIDSKLYWPNGWTNTDKLYEYGSPITSLAIESNHNKYYDIYALKNFIKNYLKNKFPNSKINIDFFDSEKTFYLKNIKEINKVYSTPILSLLTLTNSESHNFTAESLFKNASNTWNDNNYIKLKRWLENKGLPATNAYFADASGLSRKNKITSKLVVLFLDKMRYSNDFNAYQSTLSITGVRGTLAKRFVNSELSGKFFGKTGTLSNVFALSGYLYKNDKPIIISIIQNSDKIDKEKAFNLLRDLYYLRSC from the coding sequence GTGATAAAAAAAATATATTCATTTTTCTTTATTGTTCTTATATTAGTAACATCTCCTTTCTTAATAAGATATTTACTAACAAAACAGAAAATAACTATTTTAAATAGTATTTATTTTAATTTCCCGGGAATAATTAATAAAAACAAAATATGTCCTTCTTATGATGCTTTATTGAATCAAACGCTTGATGAATCTTTTAGTGTATCAATTATTAATAATAAAGGGGAAATAATAAGTTCCTACAATGAGGATGTTCCAAGGTTGCCAGCATCTAACCAAAAATTATTCTCATCAGCTTATGTTTTAAGTAAATATAAATTAAATAATAATTTAAAAACTTCCTTATATAAAAATAAAAGCGATTATTATTTACACGGTCAAGGTGATCCAGATCTTAATTATGAACATATAATCGAACTAATTTCAAATGTTAAAGAAAATAAAATTATTAACTTTAATATTGTAGAAATTGATTCAAAATTATATTGGCCTAATGGTTGGACAAATACTGATAAACTTTACGAATATGGATCTCCAATTACATCTCTTGCAATAGAAAGTAATCACAATAAATATTATGATATTTATGCATTAAAAAATTTTATTAAAAATTATTTAAAAAATAAATTTCCAAATTCAAAAATAAATATAGATTTTTTTGATTCAGAGAAAACTTTTTATTTAAAAAATATTAAAGAGATAAATAAAGTATATTCAACTCCAATTCTTTCATTATTAACTCTAACAAATTCTGAAAGCCATAATTTTACGGCTGAATCTCTTTTTAAAAATGCCTCAAATACATGGAACGATAATAACTATATAAAATTGAAAAGATGGCTTGAAAATAAAGGCCTCCCAGCAACTAATGCATACTTTGCAGATGCTAGTGGATTGTCTCGAAAAAATAAAATTACATCAAAGTTAGTTGTATTGTTTTTAGATAAAATGAGATATTCTAATGATTTTAATGCTTATCAATCTACACTTTCAATTACGGGAGTGAGAGGAACGTTAGCTAAAAGATTTGTAAATAGTGAATTGTCTGGAAAGTTTTTTGGCAAAACTGGGACTCTTTCGAATGTCTTTGCATTATCTGGCTATTTATATAAAAATGATAAGCCAATAATTATAAGCATTATCCAAAATTCTGATAAAATTGATAAAGAAAAAGCTTTTAATTTATTACGTGATCTTTATTACTTGAGATCCTGTTAA